The DNA sequence TTTAAATTAAAAGAACTCTCTGATGCAATTTTTCAGGATGTTGGGTAAGCCGGGCCTTCTTTCTCCTTCAAACATTTGCACTTGTTACCACTGTGTACTAGATATCAGCAACTTATCTGTACTCTGCTATGCTGCATTTCCATATTAGGAGCAAAATAATGGGCCAAATCTCAGACGAGGTATGGAGTGTCATCCAGTCGAAAGAAACAGATATCCGAGGAACAGTGGAAGTTATCTTCAACAGGATAATGAACCCTGAACAGCAACAGGATGCTGGCCCTTCGTCCAAGAAGCTGAAGAGAAATGACAAAGAGGAGCAAGTCTCGCCACCAAAAGCCTCAACCTCTGTTACAGCCAAgccggaagaagaagatgatgatccaGAGGCACCACCAGGGTTTGGTTTCAGTAACCATCAGAGCAGCAACAGCATGGTAAAGCTGGACCAGCCTTTGAATGGGGAGAATCATTCCCATGCGAAACCAAGTGAGGATAAGCCAGTCGATGCTGGTAGTTTGGGGGATGCCGACGATGAGGATCCTGATGTGCCTCCGGGATTTGGTTAATAGTCTTGCGATCTCCTATGACAGTGCCGGTGTTTCTTTGGCAGCAATGTTGGGGGAAGATTTCATGTTTGCTGCTTGAGAGGTGTATGTAGCCATGTTCATGCCAGCCCTTAGCTTTAGCTTTTGTTGTACGGAGTATTAATCAGAAGACTATCAATAGACTAAATGGTTTCCCCAATGATGACTTGAACATGCGCGTCGTCTTCGGATCGTGTTAATTTACTTCTTGAGAGTGGTGCCTATTTGTTTATCTATCTA is a window from the Lolium rigidum isolate FL_2022 unplaced genomic scaffold, APGP_CSIRO_Lrig_0.1 contig_70191_1, whole genome shotgun sequence genome containing:
- the LOC124682194 gene encoding uncharacterized protein LOC124682194 codes for the protein MADLGGYDMRRQPTAAEVVGRLKDDGDFDALRRAIIRKVKDNEVLRNNIIAEVKQSTVLSEDGSEKFKLKELSDAIFQDVGSKIMGQISDEVWSVIQSKETDIRGTVEVIFNRIMNPEQQQDAGPSSKKLKRNDKEEQVSPPKASTSVTAKPEEEDDDPEAPPGFGFSNHQSSNSMVKLDQPLNGENHSHAKPSEDKPVDAGSLGDADDEDPDVPPGFG